Proteins encoded within one genomic window of Paramisgurnus dabryanus chromosome 11, PD_genome_1.1, whole genome shotgun sequence:
- the fmodb gene encoding fibromodulin, giving the protein MFFIVTMRRWIVLLLLANLVDLSTTQSTNSLTWLNYLRNRAYSHGYGRSHRNSHASVNTEDVSSPLECPLECDCPSAYRYAMYCNSRNLQHVPFVPSHIKYVYLQNNQITGITNGVFDNAPNLSWISLHSNKLSSDKISDKIFAKLPNLQRLFLHNNNLSRFPKGLPRSLRDLHLNHNNISAVPADAFEGMSNLTTLHLQVNAIEDLGSTLEGLPSLTLLDLRGNRLRKIPERLPGKLSQLYLEYNRISSVPADFLKDRPELRFVRLSHNQITNSGIPANVFNVSTLMELDLSFNKLEKIPTISTSLENLYLQANKIKEFTLSSFCSVVDTNNYSNLRVLRMDANQIRSQDIPSEAVLCLRLATNIDV; this is encoded by the exons atgttttttatagTGACAATGAGGCGCTGGATTGTACTGCTGTTGCTGGCAAACCTTGTTGATTTATCCACAACACAATCGACCAACTCTCTGACCTGGCTAAACTATCTGCGCAACCGAGCCTACAGTCACGGTTATGGCCGTAGTCACAGAAACAGTCACGCATCTGTAAATACGGAGGATGTCTCTTCTCCTCTCGAGTGTCCTCTGGAGTGTGACTGCCCTTCGGCCTATCGTTACGCCATGTACTGCAACAGCCGCAACCTACAGCACGTGCCATTCGTACCGTCTCACATTAAATATGTCTACCTGCAAAACAACCAAATCACGGGCATCACAAACGGAGTCTTCGACAATGCCCCGAATTTATCTTGGATCAGCCTCCATTCAAATAAACTGAGCTCCGACAAGATCAGCGATAAAATCTTTGCCAAACTGCCAAACCTGCAGCGTCTCTTTCTACACAACAACAACCTCAGTCGCTTTCCAAAAGGTTTACCTCGCTCCCTGCGTGATTTACACTTAAATCACAACAATATCTCTGCGGTCCCAGCTGACGCTTTCGAAGGAATGAGCAACCTGACGACCCTGCATCTTCAAGTCAATGCCATTGAAGACCTCGGCAGCACTCTTGAAGGTCTACCGTCCTTGACACTTTTAGACTTGCGAGGGAACCGACTGAGGAAGATTCCAGAACGTCTGCCGGGAAAGCTAAGCCAACTTTATCTCGAATACAACCGTATATCCAGCGTCCCTGCTGACTTTCTGAAAGATCGACCTGAGCTGCGCTTTGTGCGACTGTCTCACAACCAGATCACAAACAGTGGAATCCCAGCCAATGTTTTCAATGTCAGCACACTTATGGAACTCGATCTGTCCTTCAACAAGCTGGAGAAAATTCCCACCATCAGCACCAGTCTGGAAAATCTCTATCTACAGGCCAACAAGATCAAAG AGTTTACGTTAAGCAGTTTCTGCAGTGTCGTGGACACAAACAATTACTCAAATCTGCGTGTGCTGCGGATGGATGCCAACCAAATCAGATCTCAGGATATCCCTTCTGAAGCTGTACTGTGTCTGCGTCTGGCAACCAACATTGATGTGTAG